One genomic region from Ornithinimicrobium flavum encodes:
- a CDS encoding glycosyltransferase family 4 protein, which produces MDLILPPPAGPDVVTLHDVVAWEFKDESAPVAAAASELRAADAVICVSQFTAGEAERLLGLKDAVVIPNGVGEEYFSAVPLSPEQLTDVGLRQPYLLYAGGSAARKNLPGLAEAWRLVHDRLPEHSLALAGPRNRARDALFAGLPRIVHLGRLPDPLMPGLVAAAAVVVVPSLYEGFGLPALEAMAAGVPLVASNRASLPEVVGGAGTLVDPFGPSLAEGLEYAAGGGMAITAMVKKARGRATTFTWERSARQHAEVWGSLV; this is translated from the coding sequence GACGTGGTGGCGTGGGAGTTCAAGGACGAGTCTGCCCCCGTAGCGGCTGCGGCATCGGAGTTGCGCGCTGCTGACGCGGTCATATGCGTCTCTCAGTTCACCGCAGGGGAGGCCGAGCGGCTGCTCGGGCTCAAGGACGCCGTCGTGATCCCGAACGGCGTCGGCGAGGAGTACTTCTCGGCCGTCCCGCTCAGTCCGGAACAACTCACCGATGTGGGGCTGCGACAGCCCTATCTGCTGTATGCCGGTGGGTCGGCCGCCCGGAAGAACCTGCCTGGTCTGGCGGAGGCGTGGCGCTTGGTTCACGATCGTCTACCGGAGCATTCACTGGCCCTCGCCGGTCCCCGAAACCGGGCACGTGACGCTCTCTTCGCCGGCCTGCCCAGGATCGTCCACCTCGGTCGTCTGCCGGACCCGCTCATGCCGGGGCTGGTCGCTGCTGCCGCGGTCGTGGTGGTGCCTTCTCTCTACGAAGGCTTTGGTCTACCAGCCCTCGAAGCGATGGCGGCGGGCGTCCCCCTTGTGGCGAGCAACCGCGCCTCTCTGCCAGAAGTCGTCGGGGGCGCAGGAACCCTCGTGGACCCGTTCGGGCCCAGTCTCGCCGAGGGACTGGAGTATGCAGCAGGTGGGGGCATGGCGATCACAGCTATGGTGAAGAAGGCGCGCGGGCGTGCTACGACGTTCACCTGGGAGCGGAGCGCTCGTCAGCATGCTGAAGTGTGGGGTAGTCTCGTCTGA
- a CDS encoding glycosyltransferase family A protein, producing the protein MNSLLQQDHTHLEVLVIDDGSNDESPLLVRRIGEGDARIILVKKPHVGIAGTRNAGLSWVSETSRYVLFLDQDDILQPTVLSPSRQHIESPVRRRWRVCHS; encoded by the coding sequence ATGAATTCTCTACTCCAGCAAGATCACACCCACCTTGAGGTCTTGGTCATCGACGATGGCTCGAATGACGAAAGTCCGCTGCTAGTACGCCGTATTGGTGAGGGGGACGCGCGGATTATACTGGTGAAAAAGCCGCACGTGGGTATCGCTGGGACGCGAAATGCGGGCCTATCCTGGGTGAGTGAAACCAGTCGCTACGTCCTTTTTCTGGACCAGGACGACATACTTCAACCCACCGTGCTCAGCCCGTCTCGTCAGCATATTGAATCGCCGGTACGACGCCGTTGGCGCGTATGTCATAGCTGA
- a CDS encoding glycosyltransferase family 4 protein, with protein sequence MYAHNDVLKTYQARQAGLDLSPAVGIICVSKFLASQIAENIPTRMSDRIRVVPNGVDVQFFRRDSPLRRSDFLRVVFVGRMIRDKGADILLKAIASLNRRDIHLTLVGSRGFTASDPLTKYEVEIRQMAASLGNRVSIRPFLARSEVASILSRSDVLVVPSRWAEPFALTVREGQAAGLAVIASNIGGIPEALGGHGVLVEPDDPSSLAEALEALAEDEDTLKLIGERARNFAELHDWSVSARTLEAAVAELTN encoded by the coding sequence GTGTACGCCCACAATGACGTCCTTAAGACCTACCAAGCGCGGCAGGCGGGCCTTGATCTCTCCCCGGCCGTGGGCATCATCTGCGTGAGCAAGTTTCTCGCGAGTCAAATTGCCGAGAACATCCCAACACGCATGTCCGACCGAATCCGCGTGGTGCCCAACGGCGTAGACGTACAGTTTTTCCGCCGCGATAGCCCTCTTCGTCGCTCCGACTTCCTTCGCGTAGTCTTCGTAGGCCGAATGATTCGCGACAAAGGCGCTGACATCTTACTCAAAGCGATAGCATCCCTCAACCGGCGAGACATCCACCTCACCCTTGTGGGATCGCGCGGATTCACCGCCTCAGACCCGCTGACGAAATATGAAGTAGAAATTCGCCAGATGGCAGCCAGCCTGGGCAATCGCGTGTCCATTCGGCCCTTCTTGGCCCGTAGTGAAGTGGCCAGCATTCTGTCACGCTCCGATGTCTTAGTCGTCCCCTCTCGCTGGGCCGAGCCCTTCGCGCTTACCGTCCGCGAGGGACAAGCGGCAGGCCTGGCCGTGATCGCATCCAATATTGGGGGTATACCGGAGGCGCTCGGTGGCCACGGCGTGCTAGTCGAGCCTGACGACCCTTCCTCCCTCGCCGAGGCGCTGGAGGCGCTCGCCGAGGATGAGGACACCCTCAAGTTAATCGGCGAGCGTGCGCGAAACTTCGCGGAACTGCATGACTGGAGCGTATCCGCAAGAACCCTAGAAGCCGCCGTCGCCGAACTGACGAACTGA
- the heR gene encoding heliorhodopsin HeR codes for MSTTQTDQSRYTRLRTFNWIAAAVHAAQAVAVVLLATDFTLPVTATYLSGPPGTPPGDQVTLWDVSTPLAIAAFLALSAIFHIIVASPGIFDRYRAGLAQGHNYFRWVEYSLSSSLMIVIIAQLVGISDVVALLALFGVNASMILFGWLQEKYHQPGAGGWLPFIFGCVAGAVPWIGVVLYTIAPGSTSGAEPPGFVYGIIVSLFLFFNVFALVQWLQYKPVGRFRNYLTGETAYIVLSLTAKSALAWQIFAGTLVG; via the coding sequence GTGAGCACCACCCAGACCGATCAGTCGCGCTACACGCGGCTGCGCACGTTCAACTGGATCGCCGCGGCGGTGCACGCCGCCCAGGCAGTGGCCGTCGTCCTCCTGGCGACCGACTTCACCCTGCCGGTCACCGCGACCTACCTCTCCGGCCCGCCCGGCACCCCTCCCGGTGACCAGGTCACCCTCTGGGACGTCTCGACCCCTCTGGCGATCGCGGCCTTCCTGGCGCTGTCGGCTATCTTCCACATCATCGTCGCCTCTCCCGGGATCTTCGACCGCTACCGCGCCGGGCTGGCGCAGGGGCACAACTACTTCCGGTGGGTGGAGTACTCCCTGTCCAGTTCGCTGATGATCGTCATCATCGCCCAACTGGTCGGCATCTCCGACGTGGTCGCGCTGCTCGCGCTCTTCGGCGTCAACGCCTCGATGATCCTCTTCGGCTGGCTGCAGGAGAAGTACCACCAGCCCGGTGCCGGCGGGTGGCTGCCCTTCATCTTCGGCTGCGTCGCCGGGGCCGTGCCGTGGATCGGGGTCGTGCTCTACACGATCGCGCCCGGGTCGACGTCCGGGGCCGAGCCGCCCGGCTTCGTCTACGGGATCATCGTCTCGCTGTTCCTCTTCTTCAACGTCTTCGCGCTGGTCCAGTGGCTGCAGTACAAGCCGGTCGGGCGGTTCCGCAACTACCTCACCGGTGAGACGGCCTACATCGTGCTCAGCCTCACCGCGAAGTCGGCCCTCGCCTGGCAGATCTTCGCGGGCACGCTTGTCGGCTGA
- a CDS encoding gluconokinase yields the protein MADPLVGAPQHVVVMGVSGTGKTTIGKALAEQLGAVFVEGDQFHPPANVDKMSSGVPLNDDDRRPWLQALAARIRELDEQGQASVTGCSALRRIYRDWLRQSGTDPFFLHLHTDYDILLDRMSKREHFMPPSLLQSQFDTLEMLEPDEAGALVDVRVGIEEVTEASMTALRETAG from the coding sequence GTGGCTGATCCTCTAGTGGGCGCGCCGCAGCACGTCGTCGTCATGGGGGTCTCCGGGACTGGCAAGACCACGATCGGGAAGGCCCTGGCGGAGCAGCTGGGCGCCGTCTTCGTCGAGGGCGACCAGTTCCACCCCCCGGCCAACGTCGACAAGATGTCCTCCGGTGTCCCGCTCAACGACGACGACCGGCGCCCCTGGCTGCAGGCCCTCGCCGCGCGGATCCGCGAGCTGGACGAGCAGGGCCAGGCCTCCGTCACCGGCTGCTCGGCTCTCCGGCGGATCTACCGCGACTGGCTGCGCCAGAGCGGGACCGACCCGTTCTTCCTGCACCTGCACACCGACTACGACATCCTGCTGGACCGGATGAGCAAGCGCGAGCACTTCATGCCGCCCTCGCTCCTGCAGTCGCAGTTCGACACCCTCGAGATGCTCGAGCCGGACGAGGCCGGTGCACTGGTCGACGTGCGCGTCGGGATCGAGGAGGTCACCGAGGCGTCGATGACCGCGCTGCGGGAGACGGCGGGCTGA
- a CDS encoding GntP family permease produces MEAIEPAYGAGVLLLIAAAAVALLLFLIMKVKLHAFVSLVLVSLLTAVAAGIPLADVPMALMSGFSSTLGSVALLVAFGVMLGRLLEHTGGAQVLADTLINRFGEKRAPLALGIAALIFGFPIFFDAGLVVFLPIIFTVARRFGGSILKYGLPTAGAFAAMHAIVPPHPGPVAAADLMGGDIGVTLLLGIPVAIVGWYLGAYLVGMWLGKRFDVSIPDLLFGEENAGVDPEAGDGTGGGTAVRTRAPAFGVVLVLLMLPFLLIALNTVVGTLRTDGRIADDAAWASGLQLIGQTPVALLITVVVAVIVLAPGRFSIPAATKLMDEALGPIAAIILITGAGGMFGGVLRASGIGQALTESLSDVGLPLLLQAFLIATALRVAQGSATVALTTTAGLISAQVAAEGLSDVKVALLVFAVAAGATVLSHVNDSGFWLVSRFFGMDEKTTLKTWTVMETTLGLAVFAIASALWLIL; encoded by the coding sequence ATGGAAGCCATCGAGCCGGCATACGGAGCCGGGGTCCTGCTGCTCATCGCCGCGGCGGCGGTCGCGCTGCTGCTCTTCCTCATCATGAAGGTGAAGCTGCACGCCTTCGTCTCGCTGGTCCTGGTCAGCCTGCTCACGGCAGTGGCGGCCGGGATCCCGCTGGCCGACGTGCCGATGGCCCTGATGAGCGGCTTCAGCAGCACGCTGGGGTCGGTCGCCCTGCTGGTGGCCTTCGGCGTGATGCTCGGGCGCCTGCTCGAGCACACCGGCGGCGCCCAGGTGCTGGCCGACACCCTCATCAACCGCTTCGGGGAGAAGCGGGCGCCGCTGGCCCTGGGCATCGCCGCCCTCATCTTCGGCTTCCCGATCTTCTTCGACGCCGGCCTGGTCGTCTTCCTGCCGATCATCTTCACCGTGGCCCGGCGCTTCGGCGGGTCCATCCTCAAGTACGGCCTGCCCACCGCCGGTGCGTTCGCGGCGATGCACGCCATCGTGCCCCCGCACCCCGGCCCGGTGGCCGCGGCCGACCTCATGGGTGGCGACATCGGCGTCACCCTGCTGCTGGGTATCCCGGTGGCCATCGTCGGGTGGTACCTCGGCGCCTACCTCGTTGGTATGTGGCTGGGCAAGCGCTTCGACGTGTCGATCCCCGACCTGCTCTTCGGTGAGGAGAACGCCGGCGTCGACCCCGAGGCCGGCGACGGCACCGGTGGGGGCACGGCCGTGCGGACCAGGGCGCCGGCCTTCGGCGTCGTCCTGGTGCTGCTGATGCTCCCCTTCCTGCTCATCGCGCTCAACACCGTCGTCGGCACCCTCAGGACCGACGGCCGGATCGCCGACGACGCGGCCTGGGCCAGCGGTCTTCAGCTCATCGGCCAGACCCCGGTCGCGCTGCTCATCACCGTCGTCGTCGCGGTGATCGTGCTCGCCCCCGGCCGCTTCAGCATCCCCGCCGCGACCAAGCTCATGGACGAGGCGCTGGGCCCGATCGCCGCGATCATCCTCATCACCGGCGCCGGCGGCATGTTCGGCGGGGTGCTGCGCGCCAGCGGCATCGGCCAGGCGCTGACCGAGTCGCTCTCGGACGTCGGGCTGCCGCTGCTGCTGCAGGCCTTCCTCATCGCGACGGCGCTGCGCGTCGCACAGGGCTCGGCGACGGTGGCGCTGACGACCACCGCCGGCCTGATCTCGGCCCAGGTCGCGGCGGAGGGCCTGAGCGACGTCAAGGTCGCTCTCCTGGTCTTCGCGGTCGCCGCGGGGGCCACGGTGCTCTCGCACGTCAACGACTCCGGCTTCTGGCTGGTGAGCCGCTTCTTCGGGATGGACGAGAAGACCACCCTCAAGACCTGGACGGTCATGGAGACGACCCTGGGCCTGGCCGTCTTCGCGATCGCCTCCGCGCTGTGGCTGATCCTCTAG
- a CDS encoding DUF3253 domain-containing protein, translating to MAAAVGEVDLPVVVSVILHQCTDSTADRVDDVVRGHPDVRWLVVDSGAGTLGGARAEGVLAARHHDALAHLDPRVVWLASTDADSRVPHTWLAVQTELADRGLDLVLGSVEPRDDGSESARLWHAQHHLVEGHLGIHAANLGVRLSAYDVAGGFPDVDDGEDMRLVHAVRDVDGLPWTSTDRARVLTSSRREGRAGKGFARFLRRLDDAVETFGATQELEQRLRVEILRLADERGPEKTLCPSEAAGAVDPTRRQALTHVARAVACTLADEGLVVVTQKGVPVDGRTTPGPVRVGLPSEELQGRSGP from the coding sequence GTGGCTGCCGCAGTGGGGGAGGTCGACCTGCCGGTCGTGGTGAGCGTCATCCTGCACCAATGCACCGACAGCACCGCGGACCGGGTCGACGACGTGGTCCGCGGGCACCCGGATGTCCGTTGGCTCGTCGTCGACAGCGGGGCGGGGACGCTCGGCGGTGCCCGGGCGGAGGGGGTGCTGGCCGCGCGGCACCACGACGCACTCGCCCACCTCGACCCGCGGGTCGTGTGGCTGGCGAGCACCGACGCGGACTCGCGTGTGCCGCATACCTGGCTGGCCGTCCAGACCGAGCTGGCCGACCGCGGGCTGGACCTGGTCCTGGGCTCGGTGGAGCCGCGCGACGACGGGTCCGAGTCCGCCCGGCTGTGGCACGCGCAGCACCACCTGGTCGAGGGTCACCTCGGCATTCACGCGGCCAACCTGGGGGTGCGGCTGTCCGCCTACGACGTAGCCGGTGGCTTCCCCGACGTCGACGACGGGGAGGACATGCGGCTCGTGCACGCGGTCCGGGACGTCGACGGTCTGCCGTGGACCAGCACCGACCGGGCGCGTGTCCTCACCTCGTCCCGGCGGGAGGGGCGGGCCGGGAAGGGGTTCGCCCGGTTCCTGCGGCGGCTGGACGACGCCGTCGAGACCTTCGGTGCGACGCAGGAGCTCGAGCAGCGGCTGCGGGTCGAGATCCTGCGGCTGGCCGACGAGCGGGGGCCGGAGAAGACGCTGTGCCCGTCGGAGGCCGCCGGTGCGGTGGACCCGACGCGGCGCCAGGCCTTGACCCACGTCGCCCGGGCGGTGGCGTGCACACTGGCCGACGAGGGCCTCGTCGTGGTCACGCAGAAGGGCGTGCCGGTCGACGGGCGGACCACGCCGGGCCCGGTGCGGGTCGGTCTGCCGTCGGAGGAGCTGCAGGGGCGGTCAGGCCCGTAG
- a CDS encoding amylo-alpha-1,6-glucosidase, translating into MPEDEVRALLPTMHAALGWMRRMCEESPDGFLRYLDEAGTGLSNQGWKDSGDSMRRADGTIAPAPIALLEAQGYAVEAARGAADLLEALGEDGGEEWRSWADDLSACVRDRFWVGEGADRYLAMALDADGRQVDGVGSNIGHVLASRMLTEEECDLVVGRLTRPDIVREFGIATLSADNPAYNPAGYHTGSVWTHDTAIALHGLRLRGYRAEADLLLQAMARLSSAVHHRFPELVAGDPVGGRPVPYPASCRPQAWSAASAAAMVTALVGLSVDVPAGRVSTDPSPLLRSGWELHGVRVGPAGDPLTLRA; encoded by the coding sequence ATGCCCGAGGATGAGGTCCGCGCGCTGCTGCCGACGATGCACGCCGCGCTGGGGTGGATGCGACGGATGTGCGAGGAGTCGCCCGACGGCTTCCTGCGCTATCTCGACGAGGCGGGCACCGGCCTGTCCAACCAGGGGTGGAAGGACTCGGGCGACTCGATGCGGCGGGCGGACGGCACGATCGCGCCCGCGCCGATCGCCCTGCTGGAGGCCCAGGGGTATGCCGTGGAGGCGGCCCGCGGGGCCGCGGACCTGCTCGAGGCCCTGGGTGAGGACGGCGGCGAGGAGTGGCGCTCGTGGGCCGACGACCTATCCGCCTGCGTGCGGGACCGCTTCTGGGTGGGTGAGGGCGCGGACCGCTACCTGGCCATGGCCCTCGACGCCGACGGCCGTCAGGTCGACGGGGTCGGCTCCAACATAGGCCACGTGCTGGCGAGCAGGATGCTCACCGAGGAGGAGTGCGACCTCGTGGTGGGGCGCCTGACCCGGCCGGACATAGTGCGCGAGTTCGGGATCGCCACCCTGTCGGCCGACAACCCGGCCTACAACCCCGCGGGCTACCACACCGGGTCGGTGTGGACGCACGACACCGCGATCGCCCTGCACGGTCTGCGGCTGCGGGGCTACCGCGCCGAGGCCGACCTCCTGCTGCAGGCGATGGCCCGCCTCTCCAGCGCCGTGCACCACCGCTTCCCCGAGCTCGTCGCCGGCGACCCCGTGGGTGGTCGCCCGGTGCCCTACCCGGCGTCCTGCCGGCCCCAGGCGTGGTCGGCCGCGAGCGCGGCCGCGATGGTGACGGCCCTGGTCGGGCTGAGCGTGGACGTGCCCGCCGGCCGGGTCAGCACCGACCCGTCACCCCTGCTCCGGAGCGGGTGGGAGCTGCACGGGGTGCGCGTCGGGCCGGCGGGCGACCCTTTGACGCTACGGGCCTGA
- a CDS encoding glycogen debranching N-terminal domain-containing protein, with the protein MDGPSTVLSAHDGQIARPGTGWFVDDRRVVSVLRVRCDEEPATTRPSRCIARAHCRVDRGASTS; encoded by the coding sequence GTGGACGGACCGTCGACCGTGCTGAGTGCCCACGACGGTCAGATCGCCCGGCCGGGCACCGGGTGGTTCGTCGACGACCGGCGGGTCGTGTCGGTCCTGCGGGTCCGCTGCGACGAGGAGCCGGCGACGACCCGACCGTCGAGGTGCATCGCACGCGCACACTGTCGGGTGGACAGGGGGGCGAGCACGTCATGA
- a CDS encoding glycosyltransferase, protein MTAPRPFDHVLLTRFSAVMVPGAPPATEEWLHYRLGFFYDACLPSVTRQRGAQPFDWLVLFDDRCSDDFRAQVGELAEGAFTPIWSSEPFRRDSFAGPVADRADAAYLITTRIDSDDAMAVDFMARVQTEFAGQERMFVNFPRGVQIDRTGAVYRSNIVSSPFLSLIERREEGRPPETVFVAKHARARGHAPVRQVHAPVMWAQVVHGTNVSNIVNGRQTAPTVVRERFDLDLTYDATLGGGRLWRAQVGHAARLVNLWARHPGELAKWAEATAVTARGTRTWGQDAGVPFAERLDLATKAQRRRLRDGRFALKEKVNSLGRGWLRVVAGDVEQVLAGDRVVVMAEWSPGRDVRSSALRAAQAYAAAGWPTLVVAARDPWTRLRAPSVPSGVAVVSRPNSAYDFGSWRDALSAYPQIAGKARVILTNDSLEGPAGSLEELTRRITTSDAQVWGATWNRRPRPHLQSSLMVFSGGVLGLPDLQRFFADVAPQQSKEDVILAYEIGLSALVRELGLSTATGWSQDELGMPPDANALLAWEVLLDAGFPFVKRVLLTEPRFAAWRPAIEARLADVHRMYPR, encoded by the coding sequence GTGACCGCCCCACGCCCCTTCGACCACGTCCTGCTGACCCGCTTCAGCGCCGTGATGGTGCCGGGCGCCCCGCCGGCGACCGAGGAGTGGCTGCACTACCGGCTGGGGTTCTTCTACGACGCCTGCCTGCCGTCGGTGACGCGGCAGCGCGGGGCGCAGCCGTTCGACTGGCTGGTCCTCTTCGACGACCGGTGCAGCGACGACTTCCGGGCGCAGGTGGGGGAGCTGGCCGAGGGGGCGTTCACCCCGATCTGGTCGAGCGAGCCCTTCCGACGCGACTCCTTCGCCGGCCCCGTGGCCGACCGAGCGGACGCGGCATACCTCATCACCACCCGGATCGACAGCGACGACGCCATGGCGGTGGACTTCATGGCGCGGGTGCAGACGGAGTTCGCCGGGCAGGAGCGGATGTTCGTCAACTTCCCCCGCGGGGTGCAGATCGACCGCACCGGCGCGGTCTACCGGAGCAACATCGTCTCCAGCCCCTTCCTGTCCCTCATCGAGCGGCGGGAGGAGGGCCGGCCGCCGGAGACGGTCTTCGTGGCCAAGCACGCGAGAGCCCGCGGGCACGCGCCTGTGCGTCAGGTGCACGCGCCGGTCATGTGGGCGCAGGTGGTGCACGGCACCAACGTCTCCAACATCGTCAACGGGAGGCAGACCGCCCCGACGGTCGTGCGCGAGCGCTTCGACCTCGATCTCACGTATGACGCCACCCTGGGCGGTGGACGGCTGTGGCGGGCGCAGGTCGGACATGCTGCACGCCTGGTCAACCTCTGGGCACGGCACCCGGGCGAGCTCGCCAAGTGGGCGGAGGCCACCGCGGTCACCGCCCGGGGCACCCGGACGTGGGGCCAGGACGCGGGCGTGCCCTTCGCCGAGCGGCTGGATCTCGCCACCAAGGCCCAGCGACGGCGGCTGCGGGACGGCCGGTTCGCGCTCAAGGAGAAGGTCAACAGCCTCGGACGTGGCTGGCTGCGCGTGGTGGCCGGGGACGTGGAGCAGGTCCTGGCCGGCGACCGCGTGGTGGTCATGGCCGAGTGGTCGCCGGGTCGTGACGTCCGCTCCAGCGCGCTGCGGGCGGCGCAGGCGTATGCCGCCGCCGGCTGGCCGACGCTCGTCGTCGCCGCCCGGGACCCGTGGACCCGGCTGCGCGCCCCGTCCGTGCCTAGCGGCGTCGCGGTCGTGTCTCGGCCCAACTCGGCCTACGACTTCGGCTCCTGGCGCGACGCGCTGAGCGCCTACCCCCAGATCGCCGGCAAGGCGCGGGTCATCCTCACGAACGACTCGCTGGAGGGCCCGGCTGGCTCCCTGGAGGAGCTGACGCGGCGGATCACCACCAGCGACGCGCAGGTCTGGGGAGCGACCTGGAACCGAAGACCTCGACCGCATCTTCAGAGCAGTCTGATGGTCTTCTCCGGAGGCGTCCTGGGTCTGCCGGATCTGCAGCGGTTCTTCGCAGATGTTGCACCGCAGCAGTCCAAGGAGGACGTCATCCTGGCTTACGAGATCGGGCTGAGTGCGCTGGTGCGTGAGCTTGGACTCTCCACGGCCACGGGGTGGAGCCAGGACGAGCTGGGGATGCCCCCGGATGCCAACGCCCTGCTGGCGTGGGAGGTGCTGCTGGACGCCGGATTTCCCTTCGTCAAGCGTGTGCTGCTCACCGAGCCGCGGTTCGCCGCCTGGCGGCCGGCGATCGAGGCACGCCTGGCCGACGTCCACAGGATGTACCCACGATGA
- a CDS encoding ElyC/SanA/YdcF family protein, translating to MSIPTGLLAVWLWVVVDHVAHPEVDPRQEVDAVYVLGPVETRIEQTLAVMDSGVAPVLLATTSINQETGDAYATDHCGLVTDRYRVECVVPEPYNTRGEAAVLAAAVEENGWERVAVITSTPHTARARMLMERCVDADILMWPVERDERRSWSAWLGSFVYESGAWVKTQVVKDCYAGRMNQ from the coding sequence ATGTCGATCCCCACCGGGCTGCTGGCCGTCTGGCTCTGGGTGGTGGTCGACCACGTCGCCCACCCCGAGGTCGACCCGCGGCAGGAGGTGGACGCCGTCTACGTGCTCGGCCCGGTGGAGACCCGCATCGAGCAGACGCTGGCCGTCATGGACAGCGGCGTCGCCCCGGTCCTGCTGGCCACCACCTCGATCAACCAGGAGACCGGCGACGCCTACGCCACCGACCACTGCGGGCTGGTCACCGACCGCTACCGGGTGGAGTGCGTGGTGCCCGAGCCGTACAACACGCGGGGTGAGGCCGCGGTCCTCGCGGCGGCGGTCGAGGAGAACGGCTGGGAGCGGGTCGCCGTGATCACGAGCACTCCCCACACGGCCCGTGCCCGGATGCTCATGGAGCGGTGCGTGGACGCGGACATCCTGATGTGGCCGGTGGAACGCGACGAGCGACGCAGCTGGTCGGCGTGGCTGGGCTCGTTCGTCTACGAGTCGGGCGCCTGGGTCAAGACGCAGGTGGTGAAGGACTGCTACGCGGGCAGAATGAACCAGTGA
- a CDS encoding polysaccharide biosynthesis tyrosine autokinase yields the protein MTVRDLFLMLARHWRGALAILLLVVLGAALATMRQTPVYESRTTIYFAATDADGQSTGNLYQMPGGERSTLTRIARSPLILDPVRETLGWDGSVPISVEASSGGEDTALFDFVVRSDSPEHASQAAAAVPVELALNARSYAPTLAQSGARVAAQFVDQPTRSSTPVAPDPIRNLMIAALAGLMLGVAYAVGRGSLDTRLRTPADLERVSDRPVLSTIPMLGGKRGERSLYVVDDPHGPQAEAVRKLRTNLVFVDVAGKNAHSFVVTSAMPGEGKTTTVVNLALAVAEAERRVLVIDADLRRPTVAEKLGLEGSVGLTTVLAGDAEPRDVIQRWGDTQLYVLSGGQVPPNPSELLGSKAMENLFYRLADEFDFVLVDSPPVLPVTDSLVLSKLTGGLVMVVSTLTRRRHLQEALRTLDTGDAHVDGFVLTKTAAEKDGSYYYRYQSPESATPASRRSTVVEGRPRRPVGARSARR from the coding sequence GTGACCGTCCGCGATCTCTTCCTCATGCTCGCGCGCCACTGGCGCGGTGCTCTGGCGATCCTGCTTCTCGTCGTCCTCGGCGCCGCCCTCGCCACGATGCGGCAGACGCCGGTCTACGAGTCGCGCACGACGATCTACTTCGCCGCGACCGACGCGGACGGGCAGAGCACCGGCAACCTCTACCAGATGCCCGGCGGCGAGCGGTCGACGCTGACCCGCATCGCGCGGTCACCCCTGATCCTCGACCCGGTCCGCGAGACGCTCGGCTGGGACGGGAGCGTCCCCATCTCGGTGGAGGCCAGCTCCGGCGGGGAGGACACCGCACTCTTCGACTTCGTGGTGCGCAGCGACAGCCCCGAGCACGCCAGCCAGGCCGCCGCCGCAGTCCCGGTGGAGCTTGCGCTCAACGCCCGGAGCTACGCCCCCACCCTCGCGCAGAGCGGGGCGCGGGTAGCGGCCCAGTTCGTCGACCAGCCCACCAGGTCCAGCACCCCGGTGGCACCCGACCCGATCCGCAACCTGATGATCGCGGCGCTGGCCGGGCTCATGCTCGGCGTCGCGTATGCCGTGGGCCGGGGCAGCCTCGACACCCGCCTGCGCACCCCGGCCGACCTCGAGCGGGTTTCCGACCGACCGGTGCTGAGCACCATCCCGATGCTGGGCGGCAAGCGCGGCGAGCGCAGCCTGTATGTCGTGGACGACCCGCACGGGCCGCAGGCCGAGGCGGTGCGCAAGCTGCGGACCAACCTGGTCTTCGTCGACGTGGCGGGCAAGAACGCGCACTCATTCGTCGTCACCTCCGCCATGCCGGGGGAGGGCAAGACCACCACCGTGGTCAACCTCGCCCTGGCCGTCGCTGAGGCGGAGCGGCGCGTGCTCGTCATCGACGCCGACCTGCGTCGCCCCACCGTCGCGGAGAAGCTCGGGCTCGAGGGCTCGGTCGGTCTGACCACCGTGCTCGCCGGCGACGCGGAGCCGCGGGACGTCATCCAGCGCTGGGGCGACACCCAGCTCTACGTGCTCTCCGGCGGCCAGGTCCCGCCGAACCCCAGCGAGCTGCTCGGCTCCAAGGCGATGGAGAACCTCTTCTACCGGCTGGCCGACGAGTTCGACTTCGTCCTGGTCGACTCCCCGCCCGTGCTTCCGGTCACCGACTCGCTTGTGCTCAGCAAGCTGACCGGTGGCCTGGTCATGGTCGTCTCCACCCTCACCCGCCGCCGCCACCTGCAGGAGGCGCTGCGCACCCTGGACACCGGCGATGCGCACGTGGACGGGTTTGTCCTCACCAAGACGGCGGCCGAGAAGGATGGGTCCTACTACTACCGCTACCAGTCGCCCGAGTCCGCGACGCCGGCCAGCCGACGCTCCACGGTCGTAGAGGGGCGCCCGCGGCGCCCGGTAGGGGCCCGATCGGCCCGTCGCTGA